One genomic segment of uncultured Desulfobacter sp. includes these proteins:
- a CDS encoding threonyl-tRNA synthetase editing domain-containing protein — protein MRVLFWYCDKFAWTPTIKTLDQVPISKPDGKNKVVVAFVHIEPKDVGQGSSSETKLVKNAKWLARKWNVNKILLHSFTHLGEEKADPDQAKLLLERVHQRLLTAEYDASLTAYGYYNDLVIEAPGHPLARIYKEF, from the coding sequence ATGAGAGTATTATTTTGGTATTGTGATAAATTTGCCTGGACCCCTACGATAAAAACCCTTGATCAAGTTCCAATATCAAAGCCGGATGGAAAAAATAAAGTTGTCGTAGCTTTTGTCCATATCGAACCAAAAGATGTTGGGCAAGGTAGTTCATCGGAGACCAAACTTGTGAAAAATGCCAAATGGCTGGCCAGGAAATGGAATGTTAACAAGATTTTGCTCCATTCGTTTACCCACCTCGGAGAAGAAAAAGCTGATCCTGATCAAGCCAAGCTGCTTTTAGAAAGAGTGCATCAAAGACTTTTGACGGCAGAATATGACGCATCCTTGACAGCCTATGGATACTACAACGACTTGGTCATCGAAGCTCCTGGCCATCCCTTGGCGCGGATTTATAAAGAATTTTAG
- a CDS encoding ABC transporter ATP-binding protein, with product MGYTLKDICFSYETRSIFSGISLEMETGGFHGVLGANGSGKTTLLDLITGHLKPESGNILLDGRHLDDFDAGELAKKCALLPQDFRVNFPFTVAQVVMMGRYPHLGRFSAPGAKDRELVDQAMAATGISDFSRRHVTELSGGERQRVVFARALAQDASYLILDEATSNLDIGHTLSLMTLAADRVKNKGLTVISVMQDLNLAARFCRSLLFLKNGRVAAHGPVDEVFTESVIKEVFDVSSRVYFDEIIHCKQVVFL from the coding sequence ATGGGATATACATTAAAGGATATCTGTTTTTCTTATGAAACCCGATCCATTTTTTCAGGGATTAGTCTGGAAATGGAGACCGGGGGCTTTCATGGTGTACTCGGGGCCAACGGCAGTGGAAAAACCACCCTGCTTGACCTGATTACAGGACACCTGAAGCCGGAAAGCGGTAATATCCTGCTGGACGGCAGGCATCTGGATGATTTCGACGCCGGTGAACTGGCAAAAAAATGTGCGCTGTTGCCCCAGGATTTTCGGGTGAACTTTCCCTTTACCGTGGCCCAGGTGGTGATGATGGGGCGATATCCCCATCTGGGCCGGTTCAGTGCGCCGGGTGCAAAGGACCGGGAACTGGTGGACCAGGCCATGGCTGCCACGGGGATCAGCGATTTTTCCCGTCGCCATGTCACGGAATTGTCCGGCGGAGAACGCCAGCGTGTGGTATTTGCCAGGGCCCTGGCCCAGGATGCTTCCTATCTGATTCTGGATGAGGCCACCTCCAATCTGGACATTGGCCATACCCTGTCGCTTATGACCCTGGCTGCGGACAGGGTTAAAAATAAGGGTCTGACGGTGATCAGTGTGATGCAGGATCTTAATCTGGCCGCCCGGTTTTGCCGGTCCCTGCTGTTTTTAAAAAATGGGCGGGTCGCAGCCCATGGGCCGGTGGACGAGGTGTTCACGGAATCAGTGATTAAAGAGGTGTTTGACGTGTCATCCAGAGTTTATTTCGATGAAATTATCCACTGCAAACAGGTGGTGTTTTTATGA
- a CDS encoding PilZ domain-containing protein, with protein MTPLNIIFTLIISLISVFLCVQLLKLYRRFKQASDNATAKNIYVIKYNNIIDEDFPEAWRETEPAAPLPEGPKGSERRSYPRAEFHGFVDFINKGSLYKTQAQDLSYSGIFIQSRTPEKYKKNDLIVMTFQTKEAGPQRRNGRITRISPTGIGVNFVR; from the coding sequence ATGACACCATTAAATATTATTTTCACCCTCATAATTTCTCTGATCTCGGTCTTTTTATGCGTCCAACTTCTTAAGCTTTACAGACGATTTAAACAGGCTTCGGACAATGCCACCGCAAAAAATATTTATGTCATCAAGTACAATAACATTATAGACGAAGATTTCCCGGAAGCCTGGAGAGAAACCGAACCAGCCGCCCCTCTGCCGGAAGGTCCGAAAGGGTCGGAACGCCGCAGTTACCCCAGAGCTGAATTCCATGGTTTTGTAGACTTTATAAACAAAGGCTCCCTGTATAAAACACAGGCCCAGGATCTGAGTTACTCCGGCATTTTCATCCAATCCAGGACACCGGAAAAATACAAAAAAAACGATTTAATCGTTATGACCTTTCAAACCAAGGAGGCTGGCCCCCAGCGGCGGAACGGCCGGATCACCCGAATCAGCCCCACCGGTATCGGCGTTAATTTTGTCCGCTGA
- a CDS encoding sirohydrochlorin cobaltochelatase — protein sequence MRKLISAAIVLAMVLCAANAYAHKEARDMKKGILLVAFGTSEASAKISFQNIEAKVKKAFPGVDVVWAYTSHIIRHKLAKQGELTLSTAQALAKMMDEGYTHVAVQSLHTIPGEEFHELTMTVNGFKAMPGGFDRLILGFPMLGTQDTVAKAVDAVFATLPKARKANDAVVLMGHGTHHPGNIYYSAMNWQLQQKDPNIIMGTVEGYPELGDVIAWLKERKTGKVWLMPFMSVAGDHAKNDMAGDEEDSWKSQLTKVGFSCQTVLKGTAEYDEFVDIWVGQLTKAMAHLGTGLN from the coding sequence ATGAGAAAGTTGATTTCCGCAGCAATTGTTTTGGCCATGGTTTTGTGTGCGGCAAATGCATATGCCCACAAAGAAGCAAGAGATATGAAAAAAGGCATTCTGCTGGTGGCGTTTGGTACCAGCGAAGCCTCTGCAAAGATCTCTTTTCAAAACATTGAGGCCAAAGTGAAAAAGGCGTTTCCCGGCGTTGATGTGGTCTGGGCCTATACCTCCCATATCATCCGGCATAAACTGGCCAAGCAGGGTGAGCTGACTCTTTCTACGGCCCAGGCTCTGGCCAAAATGATGGATGAAGGATACACCCATGTGGCAGTGCAGTCCCTTCATACCATTCCGGGGGAAGAGTTCCATGAGCTGACCATGACCGTGAATGGTTTCAAAGCCATGCCCGGTGGTTTTGACAGGCTCATTTTGGGATTTCCCATGCTGGGGACCCAGGACACAGTTGCCAAAGCGGTTGATGCTGTCTTTGCCACGCTGCCCAAGGCCCGTAAGGCCAACGATGCTGTTGTACTCATGGGGCATGGCACCCACCATCCGGGGAATATTTATTATTCTGCCATGAACTGGCAGCTTCAGCAAAAAGACCCCAACATTATCATGGGCACTGTGGAAGGGTATCCTGAACTTGGGGATGTCATTGCCTGGCTTAAGGAAAGAAAGACTGGAAAAGTCTGGTTAATGCCCTTTATGTCGGTTGCCGGTGATCATGCAAAAAATGATATGGCCGGCGACGAAGAAGATTCCTGGAAATCCCAGCTTACCAAGGTGGGATTTTCCTGTCAGACTGTGCTTAAAGGTACGGCTGAGTATGATGAATTTGTCGACATCTGGGTGGGTCAGCTGACAAAGGCAATGGCACATTTAGGAACCGGTCTTAATTAG
- a CDS encoding DUF4126 domain-containing protein, whose protein sequence is MDSFDQIIKTISLSMGAAWASGINLYATVFVLGFLGATGNLVLPQNLQILSDPAVLWASGFMYFVEFFADKTPGVDTGWDAIHTFIRIPAGVMIAAGAVGDVNPSLALAAGILGGGLATGSHLTKSGSRLLINASPEPFSNWTASVLEDVAVIGGILVAIHNPILFLILLIGFICLVVWLLPKIWRGIKMLFAKIKSFFNRDVPRQIP, encoded by the coding sequence ATGGACTCCTTTGATCAGATTATTAAAACCATATCATTGAGCATGGGCGCGGCATGGGCTAGCGGAATCAACCTGTATGCCACGGTATTTGTTTTGGGCTTTCTGGGTGCAACCGGCAACCTGGTGCTGCCCCAAAATCTTCAAATATTATCCGATCCTGCGGTGCTGTGGGCGTCCGGGTTCATGTATTTTGTGGAGTTTTTTGCAGATAAAACCCCCGGGGTGGATACGGGGTGGGATGCCATCCACACCTTTATCCGGATTCCAGCCGGCGTGATGATTGCCGCAGGTGCTGTGGGCGATGTCAATCCTTCTTTGGCCCTTGCTGCCGGAATCCTGGGCGGTGGTTTGGCCACGGGCAGCCATCTGACAAAGTCGGGTTCCCGACTGCTGATCAACGCTTCCCCTGAACCCTTTTCTAACTGGACTGCTTCGGTACTCGAAGATGTGGCCGTCATTGGTGGCATTCTGGTAGCGATTCATAATCCCATTTTATTTTTGATTCTTCTGATTGGCTTTATCTGTCTGGTTGTGTGGCTGCTGCCTAAAATATGGCGGGGTATTAAAATGCTTTTTGCAAAAATTAAAAGCTTTTTTAACAGGGACGTGCCTCGGCAGATTCCGTGA
- a CDS encoding GatB/YqeY domain-containing protein, with protein sequence MADKTAQYGWDASTGISLYNKIRQDMKKSMINKDTQVRDTMRLIMGAFPEITVPITLESGKKSTRAKTPEEITDEDIHNIIRKFVKSEKTVLEIKKETSSDYLALLESYLPKMATTEEIEAWIKSNVDFSAVKSPMQAMGTVMKHFGKLADGNQVKAILQGMTVKK encoded by the coding sequence ATGGCAGACAAAACCGCCCAATATGGATGGGATGCATCAACGGGAATTTCCCTCTATAATAAAATTCGGCAAGATATGAAAAAATCCATGATAAACAAAGACACTCAAGTTCGGGATACCATGCGCCTGATTATGGGGGCGTTTCCCGAAATCACAGTTCCCATCACCCTTGAAAGCGGGAAGAAATCCACCCGGGCCAAAACCCCGGAAGAGATCACGGATGAGGATATCCATAATATCATCCGAAAGTTCGTCAAATCAGAAAAAACCGTACTGGAGATTAAAAAAGAAACATCATCTGATTATCTGGCACTTTTAGAATCTTATCTGCCCAAAATGGCGACCACAGAAGAGATTGAAGCCTGGATCAAAAGCAATGTGGATTTTTCTGCCGTCAAAAGCCCCATGCAGGCCATGGGGACTGTGATGAAACATTTCGGCAAACTTGCTGACGGAAATCAGGTCAAGGCTATCCTCCAGGGGATGACTGTTAAAAAATAA
- a CDS encoding iron ABC transporter permease, which translates to MPALTGIKNSSARVAIGLGVVLGGVIVLSAAMGVVRLPFVQVLAVIWEKLWSLRPVDALASAIIWDVRLPRILTAAIVGAGLSVSGVVFQGILRNPLADPYTLGISAGAAFGACVAFFFNMSYFQGLSVGLCAFAGAVMTLAVVLYLSGGTAGGYSSNNLILSGIIVAAILSAGISFLKYAADERVSVIIFWLMGSFVAKTWMDVGLSFAFVSIGVAVCLCFGRDLNLMALGDRAAASLGVDVRKSRLILLAAASLMAAVCVSVSGIIGFVGLLVPHMMRGIVGADNQWLMPVSLLAGAVLLLCADTFTRAVLPSELPIGVLTALIGGPFFCYVFKRQFSGKNRF; encoded by the coding sequence ATGCCGGCTCTAACAGGCATAAAAAATTCTTCCGCCCGGGTGGCGATTGGTCTTGGCGTCGTGTTGGGCGGGGTCATTGTTTTGTCTGCGGCTATGGGCGTGGTTCGCCTGCCTTTTGTACAGGTATTGGCCGTGATCTGGGAAAAGCTCTGGAGCCTAAGGCCTGTGGATGCGCTGGCTTCGGCCATTATCTGGGATGTGCGCCTTCCCAGAATTTTGACGGCCGCCATTGTGGGCGCCGGCCTTTCTGTTTCCGGGGTGGTGTTCCAGGGGATTTTGAGAAATCCTCTGGCGGATCCCTATACCCTTGGCATTTCAGCAGGTGCGGCCTTTGGGGCCTGTGTGGCCTTTTTTTTCAATATGAGTTACTTTCAGGGGTTGAGTGTGGGGTTATGCGCCTTTGCCGGTGCCGTTATGACGTTGGCCGTGGTGCTCTACCTGTCCGGCGGCACTGCCGGCGGGTATTCATCCAACAACCTGATTCTTTCAGGTATTATCGTTGCCGCTATTCTTTCAGCCGGGATCAGTTTTTTAAAATATGCGGCGGATGAACGGGTCTCCGTGATCATTTTCTGGCTTATGGGTAGTTTTGTCGCCAAAACCTGGATGGATGTGGGGCTTTCCTTTGCCTTTGTGAGCATCGGCGTTGCGGTATGCCTGTGTTTTGGCCGGGACTTGAATCTTATGGCTTTGGGCGACCGGGCTGCCGCTTCCCTTGGCGTGGATGTGAGAAAATCCCGTTTGATTCTTTTGGCCGCTGCGTCGCTCATGGCGGCAGTGTGTGTGTCCGTGTCCGGCATCATAGGATTTGTGGGGCTTTTGGTGCCCCATATGATGCGCGGGATTGTGGGTGCCGACAATCAGTGGTTGATGCCGGTTTCCCTTCTGGCAGGGGCGGTGCTGCTGCTGTGTGCGGATACTTTTACCCGGGCCGTACTACCTTCGGAGTTGCCCATTGGGGTGCTCACCGCATTAATCGGGGGGCCGTTTTTCTGTTATGTGTTTAAACGGCAATTTTCCGGAAAAAACAGGTTCTAA
- a CDS encoding class I SAM-dependent methyltransferase, with translation MILIKIINKISVMGHSTLKYYNQNSLKVAERYESANVTQLHDFLSSSLEPGGRLLELGCGSGRDAAFMVSQGFRVLATDGSASMVEQAKLHHPELAAHVVHLKLPDGLSSALGVFDGIYAVAVLMHLSIQEIENTISAVNFLLATRGRFVFSVPARRDDVITNEFDSKGRRFTTLSPDGWKNLCMKHNLQIVRTMISEDGLGRGRIVWMNCLVEKL, from the coding sequence TTGATATTAATCAAAATCATCAATAAAATATCAGTCATGGGCCATTCAACCTTAAAGTATTACAATCAAAATTCCTTGAAAGTGGCTGAGAGGTATGAATCTGCGAATGTCACACAACTGCATGATTTTCTTTCATCCAGCCTGGAACCGGGCGGCAGACTTCTGGAGCTTGGTTGCGGCTCCGGCAGGGATGCCGCTTTTATGGTCAGCCAGGGGTTCAGGGTGCTGGCGACAGATGGCTCCGCATCAATGGTTGAACAGGCAAAACTACACCACCCCGAACTTGCGGCACATGTGGTTCACTTGAAACTGCCGGATGGACTTTCAAGTGCCTTAGGGGTATTTGACGGAATATATGCCGTTGCCGTTCTAATGCATCTATCCATCCAGGAAATTGAAAATACAATATCTGCTGTTAATTTTCTTCTTGCTACAAGGGGCCGGTTTGTATTTTCAGTCCCCGCCCGGCGGGATGATGTCATCACAAATGAGTTTGATTCTAAAGGCCGGCGATTCACAACACTTTCTCCGGATGGGTGGAAAAATTTATGCATGAAACACAATCTACAAATTGTTCGGACCATGATTTCCGAGGATGGTCTGGGTAGGGGCAGGATTGTTTGGATGAACTGTCTGGTAGAAAAGCTTTAG
- a CDS encoding YgiT-type zinc finger protein yields MKCMHCQGTMIKGTAPFHIDKKGYHLTLDSVPAWVCQQCGEVYFDEQAVDSIQEIIKTLEDRTDKLTAVA; encoded by the coding sequence ATGAAATGTATGCATTGCCAGGGAACAATGATCAAAGGTACGGCACCTTTTCATATTGATAAAAAGGGATACCACTTAACATTGGACAGTGTACCTGCCTGGGTTTGTCAACAATGCGGTGAGGTCTATTTTGATGAACAGGCAGTTGATTCTATTCAGGAAATCATCAAAACTCTGGAAGACCGCACAGATAAACTTACTGCTGTGGCATAA